In Kryptolebias marmoratus isolate JLee-2015 linkage group LG11, ASM164957v2, whole genome shotgun sequence, the following proteins share a genomic window:
- the zpd gene encoding zona pellucida glycoprotein d: MNRKGFELVLVFVLGFMCTRVDGICSVEHCTNPTTCVLSEDQKSCKCAPGFYSDLCDKSAQFKVMCGKDYMAIRATEDFFTHLKVPLKSLHLPNKSCHAQREVIDNVSYYMFKISKEKYLTCGGKPFQKNSTHLLYSVGVRSEPQVTGNIVRDPVIKMDFTCIYPYTRRVSLPFPVVPISSETVMHISEMDATIRMLLFSDETYTKAYTVTPTIELGDKVCVEVAVTDPADYFLLRVDECWATQTPQPNSTGGLAHVLIRNGCVDDSTVSFLDVNGLRSGRNGESPTVRYSFDMFRFITEPHELYLHCTVQLCELDDHKSCLPNCNSVSKREALREYPRQGLLSYGPIKIEMPDKPQSSVLTAVVLPVAGVWTLCFFLVVLITVVKAGNRRIVKMDEF, from the exons ATGAACCGAAAAGGCTTCGAG CTGGTCCTTGTGTTTGTCCTCGGCTTCATGTGCACCAGAGTTGATG gaaTCTGCAGTGTGGAGCATTGTACCAACCCCACGACATGCGTCCTGTCTGAGGACCAGAAGAGCTGCAAGTGTGCCCCCGGGTTTTATTCTGACCTCTGTGACAAAA gtGCCCAATTTAAAGTTATGTGCGGCAAAGACTACATGGCGATCAGAGCGACAGAGGACTTCTTCACGCATCTCAAAGTGCCGTTAAAGTCCCTCCATCTGCCCAACAAGTCGTGTCACGCTCAAAGAGAAGTTATTGACAATGTCTCATATTACATGTTCAAGATTTCCAAAGAGAAATATCTGACCTGTGGAGGCAAACCGTTCCAG AAGAATTCAACCCACTTGTTATATTCTGTGGGTGTGCGATCGGAGCCTCAGGTTACTGGAAACATCGTCAGAGATCCGGTAATCAAGATGGACTTCACATGCATCTATCCGTACACCAGAAGAGTCAGCCTGCCTTTCCCAGTTGTCCCCATTTCCAG tgAGACGGTGATGCACATATCTGAAATGGATGCCACGATACGgatgttgctgttttcagatGAAACTTACACGAAGGCCTACACCGTTACTCCAACCATCGAGCTCGGAGACAAG gtgtgcgTGGAGGTGGCTGTAACGGACCCTGCAGACTACTTCCTGCTGCGGGTCGACGAGTGTTGGGCCACTCAGACGCCCCAGCCGAACTCCACGGGGGGACTGGCTCACGTTCTGATTCGTAATGG CTGCGTGGACGACTCCACAGTCTCCTTCCTCGACGTGAACGGGCTGAGGTCGGGACGAAACGGAGAGAGCCCCACCGTCCGCTACAGCTTCGACATGTTTCGCTTCATAACCGAACCTCATGAGCTTTACCTGCACTGCACCGTGCAGCTGTGTGAGCTGGACGACCACAAGTCCTGCCTGCCT AACTGTAATTCAGTGAGTAAGAGAGAAGCGTTAAGGGAATATCCCCGCCAAGGTCTCCTGTCTTATGGACCCATCAAGATTGAAATGCCAGACAAACCTCAGTCCA GCGTGTTGACGGCGGTGGTGCTGCCCGTGGCCGGTGTCTGGACTCTGTGCTTCTTTCTTGTCGTCCTCATCACTGTGGTGAAAGCGGGCAACAGGCGGATAGTAAAGATGGACGAGTTCTGA
- the mmp15a gene encoding matrix metalloproteinase-15, whose product MGSRLIFITLCLVSLRFCRTSEEESINAEAWLRQFGYLSQASRQMSTMHSAQILSKAISDMQRFYGLEATGVMDAATVAAMRRPRCGLPDRKPEELVDAARRRRYALTGQRWDKDRVTYSLRNAHDKLGTQRGSDAIRRAFDVWRRVTPLAFEQLPVGNSVNGSHPEVGDIFLLFDSGFHGDMSPFDGEGGSLAHAYYPGPGIGGDVHFDANEPWTLDNEDPKGIDFFLVAVHELGHALGLEHSDNPNATMAPLYRWINTENFTLHEDDVRGIQDIYGPPLIPDAPSTSPPTPDDEPNHVSPSAPEDEPSSSPPTSSPPKPSDPTEGVPDPASPSVPTAYPTSPTSRAQPEPVTPPVRKDIPPPPRPPKLPDNQRPDICDGDFDTVTLLRGEMFVFKGCWFWRVRRNRVLDNYPMPISVFWTGLPSDIDAAYERHDGKFVFFKDDRYWLFREADVLPGYPQPLYHYGRGIPTHKIDTAIWWEPNGHTYFFTEDRYWRYNEDTRTADRDFPKPISRWGKIPSSPKGAFLSDDGSYTYFYKGSNYWRFDNHRSEADKGYPRSILKDFMGCVGVPEPKLDPDPEEKPEEKPVKPSDRGEDEHKEPDKDEDEDKDSKPDITEEEEVNVVVTVADSESKVMTLIMVTVPLVLILCILILIYVILRTLQNKETPRALVHCKRSLQEWV is encoded by the exons ATGGGATCTCGGCTCATTTTCATCACACTGTGTTTAGTTTCTCTGAGGTTCTGCAGGACGAGCGAAGAAGAAAGCATCAACGCCGAG GCGTGGCTCCGTCAGTTCGGTTACCTGTCCCAGGCGAGCAGACAGATGTCCACCATGCATTCAGCGCAGATTTTATCCAAAGCCATCAGCGACATGCAGCGCTTCTACGGCCTGGAGGCGACCGGTGTGATGGACGCTGCCACTGTCGC gGCCATGCGTCGGCCTCGCTGTGGCCTCcctgacaggaaaccagaggaGCTGGTGGACGCGGCGCGGAGGAGGCGTTACGCTCTCACGGGGCAGCGGTGGGACAAAGACCGCGTCACCTACAG TTTAAGGAACGCTCACGACAAGCTGGGAACGCAGCGGGGCTCCGACGCCATCCGCAGGGCCTTCGACGTGTGGAGGCGGGTCACGCCGCTCGCCTTCGAGCAGCTGCCTGTGGGGAACAGCGTCAACGGCAGCCACCCAGAGGTCGGCGAcatcttcctgctgtttgactcTGGTTTCCATGGTGATATGTCCCCGTTTGACGGCGAGGGCGGGTCCCTGGCCCACGCCTACTATCCTGGACCAGGCATAGGTGGAGATGTACACTTTGACGCCAATGAGCCGTGGACGCTGGACAACGAGGACCCTAAAG GTATCGACTTCTTCCTGGTGGCGGTGCACGAGCTCGGTCACGCCCTGGGTCTGGAGCACTCCGATAACCCCAACGCCACGATGGCTCCCTTATATCGATGGATTAACACGGAGAACTTCACGCTGCACGAGGACGACGTCAGAGGAATACAGGACATATACG gtCCTCCTCTGATTCCCGACGCTCCGTCCACCTCTCCTCCCACCCCTGATGATGAACCCAACCATGTCTCCCCCTCTGCTCCTGAGGACGAACCCTCGTCCtcaccccccacctcctcccctcccAAACCGTCTGACCCGACTGAGGGCGTCCCGGATCCCGCAAGCCCGTCCGTTCCAACTGCTTACCCCACCTCCCCCACCTCCCGAGCTCAGCCGGAACCCGTCACCCCACCTGTAAGAAAAGACATCCCGCCTCCCCCCAGGCCTCCCAAACTACCGGACAACCAGCGCCCCGACATTTGCGACGGAGACTTTGACACGGTGACCTTGTTGAGGGGGGAGATGTTCGTTTTCAAG GGATGCTGGTTCTGGCGCGTTCGGAGGAACAGGGTCCTGGATAACTACCCCATGCCCATATCCGTCTTCTGGACGGGTCTCCCGAGTGACATTGATGCAGCCTACGAACGACACGATGGCAAATTTGTCTTCTTTAAAG ATGACAGATACTGGTTGTTCAGGGAGGCTGATGTGCTGCCGGGGTACCCACAGCCGCTCTATCACTACGGACGAGGGATTCCTACGCACAAGATTGATACCGCTATCTGGTGGGAGCCCAATGGACACACATATTTCTTCACAGAAGACAG gtaCTGGCGGTACAACGAGGACACCCGGACTGCAGACCGAGACTTTCCCAAACCAATCAGCAGATGGGGCAAGATTCCTTCCTCCCCCAAAGGAGCCTTCCTCAGTGACGACGGAT CCTACACTTATTTCTACAAAGGTTCCAACTACTGGAGGTTCGACAACCACAGATCCGAGGCAGACAAAGGCTACCCTCGCTCCATCCTGAAGGACTTCATGGGCTGTGTGGGGGTCCCTGAGCCAAAGCTGGACCCAGATCCTGAGGAGAAGCCTGAGGAGAAACCAGTCAAGCCTTCAGACCGAGGTGAAGATGAGCATAAAGAGCCGGAcaaggacgaggacgaggacaaGGACAGTAAGCCTGACatcacagaggaagaggaggtgaatGTGGTCGTGACTGTGGCTGACAGTGAATCAAAGGTCATGACCCTGATCATGGTGACAGTTCCTTTGGTGCTCATCTTGTGCATCCTCATCCTGATCTACGTGATCCTCCGGACTCTGCAGAACAAAGAGACGCCGAGGGCCTTGGTTCACTGCAAGCGCTCGCTGCAGGAGTGGGTGTGA